Proteins encoded within one genomic window of Empedobacter falsenii:
- a CDS encoding T9SS type A sorting domain-containing protein → MKKLILLLIAFVFSTLTFGQERPIAKKVEQAKLTSRSFKSYDVFSDVIQQKGNQFADFAKGVSVFNLEKAELTKLYQSKPTSLTLDVPFEGRQISLELVKNDALFTDNFKAVDQNNKLINYKPGLYYQGIIQGDKTSVVAISIFEDQVIGVASSTALGDVVIGKLQNSEEYVTYSSYNVEAKSNVKCAVDQLEENKNYKPNYDPKILKKTTNEMTEKCVRVYYEIAYAPYKQNGLDETKTLNWLTAIHNNIATLYTNDYIRTSLSKVMIWKEQDPYTGNYSAQLNKFRTTRTEFDGDLAHLVNYPSTTSVAYLNSMCNNEYHFAYSGINMTYNNVPVYSWTIMAMTHEMGHALGSPHTHACSWNGDNTAIDGCAPTYDPSLAEGTCPTGPIPYADKGTIMSYCHLVGGVGINFSNGFGEQPGNLIRATVDGKICLSTDCSMTCPQTIKSVTGSLEGQNITYTLNDDVGTVWIYKFQKIGDTEAQWKETTSKILKFENLDRNAYYRIEVANKCTATSNSSSVTSIIEIPGDYCNGDIYYDSGGANGNYSPNENFIKVFKPLVAGEKVSITFTEFDVEPADENGVYDYMNVYNGTSSNASKLFENGKELNGNKIPGPFVSTDDSGAITIRFRSDGGLELKGWAAQINCNSLGLEDLNKVEFNIYPNPTADFVTLSSKEKIVSYQVFDMSGRLLVETNKIDKKESKIDLSKYPKGVYLLNIKTDKKSYSQKVTKK, encoded by the coding sequence ATGAAGAAATTAATTTTACTATTAATTGCGTTCGTATTTAGTACGCTTACTTTTGGTCAAGAAAGGCCGATTGCTAAAAAAGTAGAGCAAGCTAAATTAACGAGTCGTAGTTTCAAATCGTATGATGTATTCAGCGATGTAATTCAACAAAAAGGGAATCAATTTGCAGACTTTGCAAAAGGAGTTTCTGTTTTTAATTTAGAAAAAGCAGAATTAACTAAATTATATCAATCAAAACCAACTTCTTTAACATTAGATGTTCCGTTTGAAGGGCGTCAAATTAGTTTAGAATTAGTAAAGAATGATGCATTGTTTACGGATAATTTTAAAGCAGTCGATCAAAATAATAAATTAATTAATTACAAACCAGGATTGTATTATCAAGGAATTATCCAAGGAGATAAAACGTCTGTTGTTGCAATTTCTATTTTTGAAGATCAAGTGATTGGTGTTGCTTCATCTACTGCTCTAGGAGATGTGGTTATTGGTAAATTACAAAATTCTGAAGAATATGTAACGTATTCTTCATATAATGTAGAAGCAAAAAGTAACGTAAAGTGTGCTGTAGATCAATTAGAAGAAAATAAAAATTATAAACCTAATTATGATCCAAAAATCTTAAAAAAGACAACGAATGAAATGACTGAAAAATGTGTTCGTGTTTATTATGAGATTGCATATGCTCCATATAAGCAAAATGGTTTAGATGAAACAAAAACACTGAATTGGTTAACAGCTATTCATAATAATATTGCGACACTTTATACAAATGATTACATCAGAACTTCTTTATCTAAAGTGATGATTTGGAAAGAGCAAGATCCATATACGGGTAATTATAGTGCTCAGTTAAACAAATTTAGAACAACGAGAACAGAATTTGATGGAGATTTAGCGCATTTGGTTAATTATCCATCTACAACTTCTGTTGCTTATCTAAATTCAATGTGTAATAATGAATATCATTTTGCTTATTCAGGAATTAACATGACTTATAATAATGTGCCTGTTTATTCTTGGACAATTATGGCGATGACACATGAAATGGGGCACGCATTAGGTTCACCTCATACACATGCATGTTCATGGAATGGAGATAATACTGCAATAGATGGTTGTGCTCCAACTTATGATCCTAGTTTAGCAGAAGGAACTTGTCCTACAGGACCAATACCTTACGCTGATAAAGGTACAATTATGAGTTATTGTCATTTAGTAGGTGGAGTAGGTATTAACTTTTCTAATGGTTTCGGAGAACAACCAGGGAATTTAATTCGTGCTACTGTTGATGGTAAAATTTGTTTAAGTACAGATTGTAGTATGACTTGTCCACAAACGATAAAATCTGTAACAGGTTCTCTTGAAGGACAAAATATTACATATACGTTAAATGATGATGTAGGAACTGTTTGGATTTATAAGTTTCAGAAAATTGGTGATACAGAAGCTCAATGGAAAGAAACGACATCAAAAATATTAAAGTTTGAAAATTTAGATCGAAATGCATACTACAGAATTGAAGTAGCAAATAAATGTACAGCAACATCTAATTCTTCTTCTGTAACATCAATTATTGAAATTCCTGGAGATTATTGTAATGGAGATATTTATTATGATTCTGGTGGAGCAAATGGAAACTACTCGCCTAATGAGAATTTTATAAAAGTATTTAAACCTCTTGTTGCGGGCGAAAAAGTGTCAATCACTTTTACAGAGTTTGATGTAGAACCTGCTGATGAAAATGGAGTTTATGATTATATGAATGTATATAATGGAACATCTAGTAATGCTTCAAAATTATTTGAAAATGGAAAAGAATTAAACGGAAATAAAATTCCTGGACCATTCGTTTCTACAGATGACTCTGGAGCAATTACTATTCGTTTTAGATCAGATGGTGGATTAGAGTTAAAAGGATGGGCAGCACAAATTAATTGTAATTCTTTAGGATTAGAAGATTTAAATAAAGTTGAGTTTAATATTTACCCTAATCCTACTGCTGATTTTGTTACACTGTCAAGCAAAGAAAAAATTGTTAGCTATCAAGTTTTTGATATGTCAGGTAGATTGTTAGTAGAAACAAATAAGATAGATAAAAAAGAATCAAAAATAGATTTATCTAAATATCCAAAAGGAGTATATTTATTAAATATAAAAACAGATAAAAAATCTTATTCGCAAAAAGTGACTAAGAAATAA
- the coaD gene encoding pantetheine-phosphate adenylyltransferase has protein sequence MDRVAVFPGSFDPITLGHLDIIERAVPLFDKIIVAIGTNSSKNYMFSLEQRIKFIEDSVAKFENVEVMAYKGLTVDFCDEVNAQFILRGLRNPADFEFEKAIAHTNRAITNHNIETIFLLTSSGKAYISSSIVRDVMRNGGKYEILVPDVVRI, from the coding sequence ATGGATAGAGTAGCCGTATTTCCTGGGTCTTTTGATCCAATTACTTTAGGACATTTAGATATTATAGAGCGTGCAGTTCCTTTATTTGACAAGATTATTGTTGCCATTGGAACAAATTCATCGAAGAATTATATGTTTTCTTTGGAGCAACGAATTAAGTTTATTGAAGATTCTGTTGCGAAATTCGAAAATGTAGAAGTAATGGCTTACAAAGGTCTGACTGTCGATTTTTGTGATGAGGTAAATGCACAATTTATTTTACGTGGACTTCGTAATCCAGCCGATTTCGAATTTGAGAAAGCGATTGCGCACACAAACCGAGCAATTACAAATCATAATATCGAAACAATCTTTTTATTGACATCTTCTGGGAAAGCTTACATCAGTTCAAGTATTGTTCGTGATGTCATGCGAAACGGGGGAAAATATGAGATATTAGTTCCAGATGTTGTGAGGATTTAA
- a CDS encoding D-alanine--D-alanine ligase: MLRVAVVAGGYTDESVISLKSCELIYSSLNPEKYDRTRVRILKEGWFAEIDGEKYPINKGDFSFEKNGEKITFDVVFNTIHGTPGEDGYLQAYFEMIDLPYNGCPFYQSALTFNKKDCIAVLSKYGIPHAKSIYINQGDQYSAKEIIDQVGLPCFVKPNRSGSSLGISKVHKEDEFEAAMQKAFLEDKEVLIESFLDGTEVSVGVLNYKGETMVLGITEIVSHTEFFDYDAKYNGLSDEITPARLTPEVEARVREIAAKAYKCINMSGFSRSEYIIVNGEPHFIEMNTLPGFSPASIFPQQAAHAGIALEDLMDSEIEFALNRPSAWIE; encoded by the coding sequence ATGTTAAGAGTAGCAGTTGTAGCAGGTGGATATACGGATGAAAGCGTGATTTCGTTGAAAAGTTGCGAGTTAATTTACTCAAGTCTAAATCCAGAAAAGTACGACAGAACAAGGGTTCGAATCTTAAAAGAAGGTTGGTTTGCCGAAATTGATGGCGAAAAATATCCAATCAATAAAGGTGATTTCTCATTTGAAAAGAATGGAGAAAAAATTACGTTTGATGTCGTTTTTAATACAATTCATGGTACGCCAGGAGAAGATGGTTATTTGCAAGCGTATTTTGAAATGATTGATTTGCCATACAATGGATGTCCTTTTTATCAATCTGCCTTAACATTTAATAAAAAAGATTGTATTGCAGTATTGAGCAAATATGGGATTCCGCATGCGAAATCAATTTATATTAATCAAGGAGATCAATATTCTGCAAAAGAAATTATCGATCAAGTTGGTTTACCTTGTTTTGTGAAACCAAATCGTTCAGGATCAAGTTTAGGAATTTCAAAAGTTCATAAAGAAGATGAATTTGAAGCTGCAATGCAAAAAGCTTTTCTTGAAGATAAAGAAGTTTTGATCGAATCTTTCTTAGATGGAACAGAGGTTTCGGTAGGAGTTTTAAATTACAAAGGAGAAACAATGGTGTTGGGAATTACGGAAATTGTTTCGCACACAGAATTCTTTGATTATGATGCAAAATATAACGGTTTGTCTGACGAAATTACGCCAGCTCGTTTAACGCCAGAAGTTGAAGCAAGAGTAAGAGAAATTGCAGCTAAAGCATATAAATGTATTAATATGTCTGGATTTTCTCGTTCAGAATATATTATTGTAAATGGAGAACCGCATTTTATTGAAATGAATACGTTACCAGGTTTTTCTCCTGCAAGTATTTTTCCTCAGCAAGCTGCTCATGCAGGAATTGCATTAGAGGATTTGATGGATAGTGAAATAGAATTTGCTTTAAATAGACCTTCAGCATGGATAGAGTAG
- a CDS encoding PASTA domain-containing protein has translation MKGVKSIIQVLLNVAIVIALSFGLYHFIFNVWLDSYTNHNEFVEVPDLSKMNITDATAKLEELGLTYEVDSSRFDPNTKPFAIMDFYPAAESRVKEGRRIFIKSNPKTYRPVELPDLVGKSKRLAFTQLEISGLKIGKIIYEPDLAKDAVLKILYNGKIVKAGEQLPRFATVDLVLGRGMLSGVRMPNLVNLTLTEAKKSIKDNFFEIGQIKFIGASHDTINARVVYQFPFATDTYDQGQPIDIWLSTEPRDKIRTQLKELDVQYKNFGEDTISGSQYRDIITQKAEQQIKDMQQQQQQNNQPTEQQKPTEAPKAPEEIIIE, from the coding sequence ATGAAAGGAGTAAAATCAATCATTCAAGTTTTGCTGAATGTAGCTATTGTAATAGCGCTATCATTTGGGCTTTACCATTTTATTTTTAACGTTTGGTTAGATTCGTATACAAATCACAATGAATTTGTTGAAGTTCCGGATTTATCTAAAATGAATATTACTGATGCTACAGCTAAGTTAGAAGAACTTGGTTTGACATACGAAGTAGATAGTTCTCGTTTTGATCCAAATACGAAACCTTTTGCTATTATGGATTTTTATCCAGCAGCAGAATCACGTGTAAAAGAAGGTCGTCGTATCTTTATTAAGTCAAATCCGAAAACATATCGCCCGGTTGAATTACCAGATTTAGTTGGAAAATCAAAACGTTTGGCTTTTACACAATTAGAAATTTCTGGTCTTAAAATCGGAAAAATAATTTACGAGCCAGATTTAGCAAAAGATGCCGTTCTTAAAATATTATACAACGGAAAAATTGTAAAAGCAGGCGAACAATTACCTCGTTTTGCGACAGTTGATTTGGTATTAGGACGCGGAATGTTATCTGGTGTTAGAATGCCTAATTTGGTTAATTTAACATTGACAGAAGCTAAAAAATCAATCAAAGATAATTTCTTCGAGATTGGTCAAATCAAATTTATTGGAGCTTCTCATGATACAATCAACGCAAGAGTTGTTTATCAGTTCCCATTTGCTACGGATACTTACGATCAAGGTCAACCAATTGATATTTGGTTATCAACAGAACCTCGCGATAAAATTAGAACACAGTTAAAAGAATTAGATGTTCAGTACAAAAACTTTGGCGAAGATACAATTAGCGGTTCTCAATATAGAGATATTATAACACAAAAAGCTGAACAGCAGATCAAAGATATGCAACAACAGCAACAACAAAATAATCAGCCTACAGAGCAACAAAAGCCTACAGAAGCGCCTAAAGCTCCAGAAGAGATTATTATAGAATAG
- a CDS encoding RluA family pseudouridine synthase, which translates to MTEDLEDFLQEENDNKLYEHFSITVDKGQSLLRIDKFLMVRIENATRNKIQQAADNGNILVNNESVKSNYKVKPGDFIQIMLETPPRENEVIAENIPIKIIYEDDQVVVIDKEPGMVVHPGHGNYTGTLVNALKFHFDNLPSMSDQMERPGLVHRIDKDTSGLLVIAKTEVAMTSLAEQFAAHTTDRLYNALVWGVLAEQEGTITGHIGRHLKDRMQMAVFPDGDQGKHAVTHYKVMENFSYVTLVECKLETGRTHQIRAHFKHLGHPLFNDARYGGDRILKGTTFNKYKQFVDNCFAACPRQALHARTLGFDHPTTGERMYFESPMPADMIDILERWRNYSVNSVHATEPDEKIDRNAKEME; encoded by the coding sequence ATGACAGAAGATTTAGAAGATTTCTTACAAGAGGAAAACGACAATAAATTATACGAGCATTTTTCAATAACGGTTGACAAAGGTCAATCGTTATTGCGTATAGATAAGTTCTTAATGGTTAGAATTGAGAACGCGACAAGAAATAAAATTCAACAAGCAGCCGATAACGGAAACATTTTAGTGAACAATGAATCTGTAAAATCGAATTACAAAGTAAAGCCTGGAGATTTTATTCAGATTATGTTAGAAACTCCTCCACGTGAGAATGAAGTTATAGCAGAAAATATTCCGATCAAAATTATTTACGAAGATGATCAAGTTGTCGTAATTGATAAAGAACCTGGAATGGTTGTGCATCCTGGACATGGAAATTATACAGGAACTTTGGTAAATGCCTTAAAGTTTCATTTTGATAATTTACCATCAATGTCAGATCAAATGGAACGTCCTGGTTTGGTACATCGTATCGATAAAGACACAAGCGGACTTTTGGTTATTGCGAAAACAGAAGTTGCAATGACAAGTTTAGCAGAACAATTTGCAGCTCACACAACAGACCGTTTGTATAATGCATTGGTTTGGGGAGTTTTGGCAGAACAAGAAGGAACAATTACGGGACATATTGGTCGACACTTAAAAGATCGTATGCAAATGGCTGTTTTTCCTGATGGAGATCAAGGTAAACATGCGGTGACACATTATAAAGTAATGGAGAATTTTTCTTACGTTACATTGGTCGAATGTAAATTAGAAACTGGTCGTACACATCAAATTCGAGCACATTTCAAACATTTGGGACATCCATTATTCAATGATGCTCGTTATGGTGGAGATCGCATTTTGAAAGGAACAACATTCAACAAATACAAACAGTTTGTTGACAATTGTTTCGCAGCTTGTCCACGCCAAGCTTTACACGCACGTACATTAGGATTTGATCATCCTACAACAGGAGAACGTATGTATTTCGAATCTCCGATGCCTGCTGATATGATAGATATTTTAGAACGTTGGAGAAATTATTCGGTAAACTCTGTTCATGCAACAGAACCTGATGAAAAAATTGATCGCAACGCAAAAGAAATGGAATAG
- a CDS encoding DEAD/DEAH box helicase has translation MNFSELNIIEPILKAIEEAGYTEPTEIQEQSIPLVLEGNDIIGCAQTGTGKTASFAIPILQNLTNSPSKRRKIRTLILTPTRELAIQINESFKLYGKNLPLKHLAIFGGVNQNPQIGAIKNGVDILIATPGRLLDLIGQGHLKINQIEIFVLDEADRMLDMGFVHEIKKILEIIPKERQSLFFSATMPKNIRKFSHSVLRRPKEVSVTPVSSTAETVEQFVYHVDKDMKVKLLVSILNEHPEDRTLIFTRTKHGANRLVRHLEKAGIPAAAIHGDKSQNARQRALNDFKEEKLKVLIATDIAARGIDIDQLPYVINYELPNIPETYVHRIGRTGRAGREGKAISLCAADERGDLANIEKLIGNYVTVIKTPKEFYKLPDANSNNNNFKKNNTGFKPKKDTKPKNPHRGRRK, from the coding sequence ATGAATTTTTCAGAATTAAATATAATTGAACCAATTTTAAAAGCAATTGAAGAGGCTGGATATACAGAACCAACCGAAATTCAAGAGCAATCTATTCCTTTAGTTTTAGAAGGAAATGATATTATTGGTTGCGCGCAAACAGGAACAGGAAAAACGGCATCTTTTGCGATTCCTATTCTACAAAACTTAACAAATTCTCCGAGTAAAAGAAGAAAAATTAGAACATTAATTTTAACGCCAACGCGTGAATTAGCCATTCAAATCAACGAAAGTTTTAAATTATATGGTAAAAATTTACCGTTAAAACATTTGGCGATTTTTGGAGGTGTTAATCAAAATCCACAAATTGGAGCCATCAAAAATGGTGTTGATATTTTAATTGCAACGCCAGGCCGTTTGTTAGATTTGATTGGACAAGGACATCTAAAAATTAATCAAATCGAGATTTTTGTTTTAGATGAAGCCGATCGTATGTTGGATATGGGGTTTGTTCATGAAATCAAAAAGATTTTAGAAATCATTCCAAAAGAAAGACAATCACTTTTCTTTTCGGCAACAATGCCAAAAAACATTCGAAAATTTTCTCATTCAGTTCTTCGTCGTCCAAAAGAAGTCAGCGTAACACCTGTTTCTTCGACTGCCGAAACGGTTGAGCAATTTGTTTATCATGTAGACAAAGACATGAAAGTAAAACTTTTGGTTAGCATTTTAAATGAACATCCAGAAGATCGTACTTTGATTTTTACACGAACAAAACACGGCGCAAATCGTTTGGTAAGACACTTGGAAAAGGCTGGAATTCCAGCCGCTGCAATTCATGGCGATAAATCTCAAAATGCCAGACAACGTGCTTTGAATGATTTCAAAGAAGAAAAATTAAAAGTATTAATTGCCACTGATATTGCTGCTCGTGGAATCGATATTGATCAATTACCTTATGTGATCAATTACGAATTACCGAATATTCCTGAAACATATGTACACCGAATTGGACGTACTGGTAGAGCAGGACGCGAAGGAAAAGCGATTTCTTTATGTGCTGCCGATGAAAGAGGCGATTTGGCAAATATTGAGAAATTAATTGGTAATTATGTAACAGTGATTAAAACACCAAAAGAGTTTTATAAATTACCTGACGCGAATAGTAACAATAATAATTTCAAGAAAAATAATACTGGTTTTAAACCAAAAAAAGATACAAAACCAAAGAATCCTCATCGAGGAAGAAGAAAATAA
- a CDS encoding dicarboxylate/amino acid:cation symporter, producing MLKKIASNTLFRLLLGVIAGLVLGNYLNENTIQIVLSLKYFTGQLIFFLVPLIVIGFIVSSITKLSEGSAKIVGFSLLIAYLSSIGAGLFSMIAGYQIIPNLSIPTSVDSLREVPKILFQLDIPPIFSVMTALVISLMLGMGILITKAKELEKIFDQFKDIVILLVNKVLIPILPFFIAANFAILSYEGSIEKQLPVFLKVILIVIVGHFIWMTLMYTIAGFYHKTNPFKLLKYYPPVYLTAVGTMSSAASLGVAVKAVNDSKVIKSTISNFTIPFFSNTHLCGSVLTEVFFVMTVSQVLYGHIPDVGTMVIFVLLLGVFAVGAPGVPGGTVVASLGLISNVLGFDEAGVALILTIFALQDSFGTACNITTDGALSMIVDKYAEEK from the coding sequence ATGTTAAAAAAGATTGCGAGCAATACATTATTTCGATTGCTTTTGGGTGTGATTGCCGGTTTGGTTTTAGGAAATTATCTGAATGAAAATACAATTCAAATTGTTTTATCCTTAAAATATTTTACAGGACAATTAATCTTCTTTTTGGTTCCGTTAATTGTAATCGGTTTTATTGTTTCTTCAATTACGAAATTAAGCGAAGGCTCAGCTAAAATAGTAGGTTTTTCATTATTAATTGCCTATTTATCTTCTATAGGAGCGGGGTTATTTTCGATGATTGCAGGTTATCAAATTATTCCAAATTTATCTATTCCAACTTCTGTTGATTCGTTGCGAGAAGTTCCAAAAATTTTATTTCAATTAGATATTCCGCCAATTTTTTCGGTAATGACAGCATTGGTTATTTCGTTGATGTTGGGAATGGGAATTTTGATTACAAAAGCGAAGGAATTAGAAAAGATTTTTGATCAATTCAAAGATATTGTAATTCTTTTGGTAAACAAAGTTTTGATCCCGATTTTACCTTTTTTCATTGCTGCGAATTTTGCAATTTTAAGCTACGAAGGTTCTATTGAAAAGCAATTGCCAGTTTTCTTGAAAGTAATTTTGATTGTTATTGTTGGTCATTTTATTTGGATGACATTAATGTATACAATCGCAGGATTTTATCATAAAACAAATCCATTCAAACTTTTAAAATATTATCCACCTGTTTATTTAACGGCAGTTGGAACAATGTCTTCGGCGGCGTCTTTGGGGGTTGCGGTAAAAGCGGTGAATGATAGTAAGGTAATTAAATCTACGATTTCTAATTTTACGATTCCATTTTTCTCGAATACACACTTATGTGGTTCAGTTTTGACGGAAGTTTTCTTTGTAATGACGGTTTCGCAAGTATTGTACGGTCATATTCCAGATGTTGGAACAATGGTAATTTTTGTCTTGCTTTTAGGCGTTTTTGCTGTTGGTGCACCTGGAGTTCCGGGTGGAACAGTTGTCGCTTCGTTAGGATTAATATCAAATGTTTTAGGATTTGATGAAGCTGGAGTCGCTTTAATCTTGACTATTTTCGCATTACAGGATAGTTTTGGAACTGCGTGTAACATTACAACTGATGGTGCATTGAGCATGATTGTAGATAAATATGCTGAAGAGAAATAA
- a CDS encoding YiiX/YebB-like N1pC/P60 family cysteine hydrolase: protein MKKIFVLFPIFLLLFTLKMNSCTKSKILKEKHSISLQNIQNGDLIFVGAQTEELSGAINRVTKINDDTNFDHVGLIEKTADSIFVLHAAPMGGSQREEIHHFYISQTEKNNKIVIYRLKKEYQSTIPHAIEKAKTMLGKPYNWLYILNDDELYCSDFVERAFRDDNVFELIPMNFKNKETGIIDNFWIDFYRKKGKEVPQDEPGTNPNQLATSEKLIKVGEVKL, encoded by the coding sequence ATGAAAAAAATATTCGTTTTATTTCCTATCTTTTTACTTCTATTTACATTGAAAATGAATAGTTGTACAAAATCAAAAATATTAAAAGAAAAACATTCAATTTCATTACAAAATATTCAAAATGGTGATTTGATTTTTGTTGGTGCGCAAACAGAAGAACTTTCGGGCGCAATAAATAGAGTGACAAAAATAAATGACGATACCAATTTTGATCATGTTGGATTGATCGAAAAAACGGCTGATTCTATTTTTGTTTTACACGCTGCTCCAATGGGCGGATCACAACGAGAGGAAATTCATCATTTTTACATTTCTCAAACCGAAAAGAATAATAAAATTGTTATTTATCGTCTCAAAAAAGAATATCAATCAACGATTCCTCATGCAATTGAAAAAGCTAAAACAATGCTCGGAAAACCTTATAATTGGTTATATATTTTGAATGATGACGAATTATATTGTTCCGATTTTGTGGAAAGAGCCTTTCGTGATGATAACGTTTTTGAACTAATTCCGATGAATTTTAAAAACAAAGAAACCGGAATTATTGATAATTTTTGGATAGATTTTTATCGTAAAAAAGGAAAAGAAGTTCCGCAAGACGAACCTGGAACAAATCCAAATCAATTGGCTACTTCTGAGAAATTAATTAAGGTTGGAGAGGTGAAACTTTAA
- the gcvT gene encoding glycine cleavage system aminomethyltransferase GcvT gives MKVTALNQKHKDLGAKMVPFAGYEMPVQYAGVNQEHFAVREKVGVFDVSHMGQFFVKGEKATDLLQHLLTNDVTKVAIGQAQYNAMPNEKGGIVDDLIIYKISEDEWMAVVNASNIDKDWEWMNKHNTFGAELTNKSDEMSLLAIQGPKAIEAMQALTDVNLAEIPFYHFAIGTFAGMENVIISATGYTGSGGFEIYFANEQANEMWDKVMEAGKSFDIEPCGLASRDTLRLEKGYCLYGNDINDDTTPLEAGLAWVTKLDTNFISSDILKAQKEAGVEKKLVGFKMIERGIPRHDYKVVDDNENTIGIVTSGTQSPMLKQGIGLAYVHTDFAKVGTTIRIQIRDKNVLAEVVKTPFV, from the coding sequence ATGAAAGTAACTGCATTAAACCAAAAGCACAAAGATTTAGGTGCGAAAATGGTTCCTTTTGCTGGATATGAAATGCCAGTGCAATACGCAGGTGTTAACCAAGAACACTTTGCTGTTCGCGAAAAAGTTGGTGTTTTTGACGTTTCTCACATGGGACAATTTTTTGTAAAAGGAGAAAAAGCAACAGACTTATTACAACACTTATTGACGAATGATGTAACGAAAGTTGCCATTGGTCAAGCTCAATATAATGCAATGCCAAACGAAAAAGGAGGAATTGTAGATGATTTAATCATTTATAAAATCTCTGAAGATGAATGGATGGCAGTTGTAAATGCATCTAACATCGATAAAGATTGGGAATGGATGAACAAACACAATACGTTTGGTGCAGAATTAACAAACAAATCTGATGAGATGTCTTTGTTAGCTATCCAAGGTCCAAAAGCAATTGAAGCAATGCAAGCGTTGACAGATGTTAATTTGGCTGAAATTCCGTTCTATCATTTCGCAATTGGTACGTTTGCAGGTATGGAAAATGTAATTATTTCTGCAACAGGTTACACTGGTTCTGGAGGTTTCGAGATTTATTTCGCGAATGAGCAAGCAAACGAAATGTGGGACAAAGTTATGGAAGCTGGAAAATCTTTCGATATCGAGCCTTGTGGTTTAGCTTCTCGTGATACATTGCGTTTAGAGAAAGGTTACTGTTTATACGGAAATGATATCAACGATGATACAACTCCATTAGAAGCTGGTCTTGCTTGGGTAACAAAATTGGATACAAATTTTATTTCTTCTGATATTTTGAAAGCTCAAAAAGAAGCTGGAGTTGAGAAGAAATTAGTTGGTTTCAAAATGATCGAAAGAGGAATTCCTCGCCACGATTATAAAGTTGTAGATGATAACGAAAATACAATTGGTATAGTGACTTCAGGAACGCAGTCTCCAATGTTGAAACAAGGAATTGGTTTAGCATACGTTCATACAGATTTTGCTAAAGTTGGAACAACAATCAGAATTCAAATTCGTGATAAAAATGTATTAGCAGAAGTTGTAAAAACTCCTTTTGTTTAA
- a CDS encoding DinB family protein, translated as MKIVELLAKELQNEYQITKEFIARFPEDKTTYKPHEKSMDITMLTNHIVEIFAWPALILTTDKLDFATGDYKPTSFTSVQDLQKKLDEDYDAGENALKNATDEQLNNNWKIVAGDTVFADFTKYEAIRHALNQITHHRAQLGVFYRLLGIDLPSSYGPSADSQKFK; from the coding sequence ATGAAAATAGTAGAATTATTAGCAAAAGAATTGCAAAACGAGTATCAAATTACTAAAGAATTTATTGCAAGATTTCCTGAGGATAAAACGACATATAAACCTCACGAAAAAAGTATGGACATTACAATGTTGACGAATCATATCGTCGAAATATTTGCTTGGCCAGCATTAATATTAACTACAGATAAATTAGATTTTGCTACAGGAGATTATAAACCGACAAGTTTTACTTCTGTGCAAGATTTACAAAAGAAATTAGACGAAGATTACGATGCGGGTGAAAATGCCTTGAAAAACGCAACAGACGAACAATTGAATAATAATTGGAAAATTGTTGCAGGTGATACTGTCTTTGCAGATTTCACAAAATATGAAGCAATTCGTCATGCACTAAATCAAATCACACATCATCGCGCTCAATTAGGGGTATTTTATCGTTTATTGGGAATAGATTTACCTTCTAGTTATGGACCAAGTGCTGATTCTCAAAAGTTTAAATAA